From the genome of Ptychodera flava strain L36383 chromosome 22, AS_Pfla_20210202, whole genome shotgun sequence, one region includes:
- the LOC139123193 gene encoding uncharacterized protein, producing the protein MLFAFSIFGLLALSQAMFEDGGVCETEYVPELDDDRVVCRYELEIDHDYCMTYNGDTIVSDCEDQNGNTVECVACYVSDPDCAGTDRAIPFEDVKLACDGVQRRVISVNGGVPGPPIRVKHGSIVRIKLHNNMMSDSTSMHWHGVYQMRTPWMDGVPYITQCPIPPGATFEYAFSAIPPGTFWYHSHAGVQFSEGMAGPLIIYEEDEPNQKYYDYNLIDLHDERHLPEYDQFIIMVSDWQHEESHHMFEKLFKAGGWFINGTRFDGARQFDGVEISPIPYESGLTNGRGRYDLNDPQKRTPYYGYSVKAGYRYRFRVIGATMVYSYRISIDDHKLKVITSDGFDLNAQDFDYIIVSAGERYDFVLETKSDPEFTEYQVRADTMRFDEENKRPLNDTNASVLRYADESGVFLTDNLPPDRWRHCNKETNPCHTLNCPFGHYPSWSGAICTSIADMTRSARELALDPTPKHVTKEAQVFMNFVFGGVGGVALGKAEPGQKPSPACNGKSFVYPTAPPYDPTAVLTECEPECDAADHHTVCLCTNHVTMTEHNYQFVFSSVGSGGSKNGSLHPIHIHGHSVLVTRMGFPEQDDEGDYIRANQDVCCPCPDDDTQCCSLDSVAVPCNKPRWKNDTWNEDPDSIPMNLYNPPRKDTILLPSGGYVVVRLEANNPGWWFIHCHIEHHLLGGMGIVLNSQPDDQPGPPRGYRGCGDTSVDDDELWEAIGNEPDLVNVAEGEVATTSGGDNPEYGNDGDTQTCALLESEDKTWWKVDLGDSFNVYRVILRRPPDRWRSDLRCGSDYPLSDGSPAECDPGGIYPCCSPYAWCGNTADHCDCDTCIDYSSTARWRSDLRCGPDYPADNGEPGQCDPNGEFPCCSPWGWCGNTADHCDCGDCADYRGGGLVNTVIRVGSEDNVEIHHQCGEALTARKLAREVTTVDCITPIVGRYVSIQSDRGNPVKLCEVSVMAPEFPVEQPTFDSGCGIPHDYDGEEGTIISMNFDGTTLYDNDAMCEWRITAPEGKSIVLNFMAFDLEEDCDFLFVNGVGGDKIAEYTGSTIPESLNTNANEILVHFITNDVGQATGFQIDWEAT; encoded by the exons ATGCTATTCGCATTCTCAATTTTTGGGCTTCTTGCCCTATCTCAG GCTATGTTCGAAGACGGGGGAGTTTGTGAAACTGAATATGTCCCAGAACTCGACGATGACCGTGTTG TGTGTAGATACGAGCTCGAAATTGACCATGATTACTGTATGACGTACAATGGCGATACAATTGTAAGTGACTGTGAGGACCAAAATGGCAATACCGTCGAATGTGTCGCTTGCTATGTGAGTGACCCAGACTGTGCTGGCACCGATAGAGCAATACCATTCG AGGATGTTAAGCTAGCCTGTGACGGTGTACAACGTCGAGTTATTTCTGTCAATGGAGGAGTACCAGGGCCACCGATACGG GTGAAGCATGGAAGTATCGTACGTATTAAATTGCATAACAATATGATGTCAGACTCAACATCGATGCATTGGCATGGTGTCTATCAGATGAGAACTCCCTGGATGGATGGCGTACCATACATCACGCAGTGCCCTATCCCACCAGGTGCCACTTTTGAGTACGCTTTCTCTGCTATACCACCAG GgacattttggtatcattctcATGCTGGTGTCCAGTTTTCAGAAGGAATGGCTGGGCCATTAATTATTTATGAAGAAGATGAACCAAATCAGAAATATTATGACTACAATCTTATTGATCTCCACGATGAGCGACATTTGCCAGAGTATGATCAATTTATCATTATGGTGTCCGACTGGCAACACGAAGAATCTCACCACATGTTCGAGAAACTCTTCAAAGCTGGTGGTTGGTTCATCAATGGTACCAGATTCGATGGTGCTCGTCAATTCGATGGTGTAGAAATCAGTCCTATCCCGTACGAATCTGGTTTGACCAACGGTCGTGGACGCTATGACCTAAACGACCCACAAAAGCGTACTCCTTATTACGGCTACTCTGTTAAGGCAGGTTACAGATATCGTTTCCGTGTTATTGGTGCTACGATGGTTTACTCATACCGAATCTCAATAGATGATCATAAGCTGAAAGTGATAACATCTGATGGTTTTGATCTCAATGCCCAAGACTTTGATTACATCATTGTATCTGCTGGTGAAAGGTACGACTTTGTATTAGAGACCAAATCCGATCCTGAATTCACCGAATATCAGGTGCGTGCTGACACCATGCGGTTTGATGAGGAGAATAAACGTCCactgaatgatacaaatgcttCTGTATTACGTTATGCTGATGAAAGTGGCGTCTTTCTCACTGACAATCTACCACCAGATAGATGGCGTCACTGCAACAAGGAGACGAATCCTTGTCACACACTCAACTGTCCGTTTGGACACTACCCTTCTTGGTCCGGTGCTATATGTACCTCAATCGCTGATATGACCCGTTCTGCGAGGGAACTGGCTTTGGATCCGACACCAAAGCACGTCACCAAGGAAGCCCAagtttttatgaactttgtttttggaggTGTAGGCGGTGTTGCTCTGGGCAAAGCTGAACCAGGACAAAAACCATCACCAGCATGCAATGGTAAATCGTTCGTCTACCCAACGGCTCCGCCATATGACCCAACTGCCGTTCTTACCGAATGCGAACCAGAATGCGATGCCGCTGATCACCATACTGTTTGCCTCTGTACCAACCACGTCACCATGACCGAGCATAACTATCAGTTTGTCTTCTCGAGTGTTGGCTCAGGAGGTTCCAAGAATGGGTCCCTTCACCCAATTCACATCCATGGTCACAGTGTATTGGTGACAAGGATGGGCTTTCCAGAACAAGACGACGAAGGCGATTATATTAGGGCCAACCAGGATGTTTGTTGTCCTTGTCCTGACGATGACACTCAATGCTGCTCTCTGGATAG TGTAGCGGTGCCATGTAATAAACCACGTTGGAAGAATGACACTTGGAACGAAGATCCAGACTCAATTCCCATGAACCTCTACAATCCACCTCGAAAAGATACAATTCTGCTACCTTCTGGAGGATATGTTGTCGTACGCCTTGAAGCTAATAACCCAG GTTGGTGGTTTATACATTGCCATATTGAACACCATTTGCTGGGTGGTATGGGCATAGTACTGAACAGCCAGCCAGACGACCAGCCAGGACCACCAAGAGGATACCGAGGATGTGGTGACACGAGCGTGGATGATGATGAATTATGGGAAGCAATAGGCAATG AACCCGATCTGGTAAACGTTGCTGAGGGTGAAGTAGCTACCACTAGTGGTGGTGATAACCCTGAATATGGAAATGACGGTGACACACAAACATGTGCCTTATTGGAAAGTGAAGATAAGACATGGTGGAAAGTTGATCTTGGTGACAGCTTCAATGTATACAGAGTTATATTGAGGAGACCAC CGGACAGATGGAGGAGCGATTTACGCTGTGGTTCTGATTATCCCTTGTCTGATGGAAGTCCGGCAGAATGTGATCCTGGTGGAATCTATCCATGCTGCTCCCCCTACGCTTGGTGTGGGAATACTGCGGACCACTGTGACTGCGACACATGCATTGACTACT CAAGCACAGCTAGATGGAGGTCAGATTTACGTTGCGGACCAGACTACCCAGCTGACAACGGAGAGCCCGGCCAGTGTGATCCCAACGGAGAATTCCCCTGCTGCTCACCGTGGGGTTGGTGTGGCAATACCGCTGACCACTGTGACTGTGGCGACTGTGCTGACTACAGAG GTGGTGGCCTAGTGAACACAGTCATAAGAGTTGGTTCAGAGGACAATGTCGAGATTCATCATCAATGTGGTGAGGCCCTGACAGCAAGAAAACTCGCAAGGGAGGTGACAACAGTCGACTGTATTACACCTATCGTAGGTCGCTATGTTAGCATCCAGTCCGACCGTGGCAATCCTGTAAAGCTTTGTGAAGTGTCCGTCATGGCACCTG AATTTCCTGTTGAACAGCCGACATTCGATTCCGGTTGTGGTATACCTCATGATTACGATGGCGAGGAAGGAACTATCATTTCGATGAACTTCGACGGGACAACCCTGTATGACAATGATGCGATGTGCGAGTGGCGCATAACTGCACCAGAAGGCAAA AGCATTGTCTTAAACTTTATGGCTTTTGACCTGGAGGAGGATTGTGACTTCTTGTTTGTAAATGGCGTTGGAGGCGATAAAATCGCAGAGTATACCGGTTCAACCATTCCCGAATCACTCAACACGAATGCCAATGAGATCCTTGTACATTTTATAACCAATGACGTTGGTCAGGCCACAGGTTTCCAGATCGACTGGGAAGCTACATAA